The window ATATGATTGAGGGAAATGAAGAAAGTAATTAGGGAACAGGATGAGCTGTTTACATTGACTGAGACTGaactaaaaaaataaagagaactTACGAATATTACAACAGATTATCAACCCTATCACCTATGAATTCTCCTCTTGCATCCAATATTAACATTGATAGAGACGACAACTACTACtattacaacaacaattacaCCTTAATCCCAATCAAGTTGGAATCGGTTGACAAACTACGtaaagaaaaaataaggaaaattgtAAAACTACATCAGGCTTTCTAAATAATATTACCTATGAATTCTCCTCTTGCATTCCATGGTCggttttcaaatgatttcccGATCATACTGCGCTTTTCGTTTACTCTACCATCTTCACATCTGTACTCTGGGAAGTAATCAAGAAATGTTTTGCTACCAAGCTTGTTAACACCATTGAATAGGAATTCACTAATCACATCCTGAGTGATGAAAAAACGGGGGAAAAAAAGGAATTATTAGAGCTGCCAATAGCAAGGCATAGGAGTCTTTGGATGAAATAATGATATACCTTGGCAAGAGCTTCCCCTACCAGTCTTTTCAAAACTCCATGACCTGGATCCTGGTACAAAGGGCATTTCGCATCAATAGAGAGATCAAGAAGAAGAATAGAAAAATGGAGAGAACGGGGCAGAAGTTGTAGTAACAAAAATGAGAAAGGCCGTATGAAGATTCAGATTCTTTACTGGAACCTTTGTTTTCAAGGTTTTTAACTAAATTTCAACTTCACGCAATATTTTGCATAGTAGCTGTTGGTGAACTAGGCCTGCGTACCGAgaccaaaaaattaaaatttgagaaGTTATATCCAAATAAATAGAGTAGCATTTGGATAACACTGGAGCTGAAGTTGAAGAAAAGGTTAAATAGAATAAACCAATGCATATATTGTTTAAATAAGCACGATGATATAGTAgtaacaaagaaaataattttaatttacgGAGTTCTTGTATTCTGAGTGTGTTACGAAGTCTTTGAGGAAAATAGTTGAGAGATCAAACTGAATCAAAAGGGCCGATTTTGCAACAGTTAGCTGAATAAAAACCTAGATCAGAATAGTATTTGGTTTTTAGAGAACTTCTATTTTAGTTTCCAAgatttttgttttataaaaaaaaaagagcataTTTTCAGTTCAAGGAAAACTTTAACCAAGGGCCTAAGAAATCCAAGAGAATATAGACGGGGGAAGGGAGAGGTTATTAATTCACTATTGTCTCTACAACTGGGATATCAGCATGCTGTAAACAATATCAGAACTCTAAGCTAATCATGGTAGAAAACCAAAAGCCGGACTGATGTAAGAGAAGGCACAAAAGAGAACAGCTATACTCACTTTTTCTGCTCTCCATGTCACGTATCTATGCTGAGCTTCACGATTGCGAGCAACTTGAGAAACATCAGTTTCCTCTTCTGATCTGTCCGTCAGCTCAAGCCATGCCTGTAATAGAAACAAATAAAGCAGTAAGCCTAGTGAACAGACTTGGCTTTCTTAAACTCACATACTTGCGTATAACATCTTTtgaaaaaagaagctaaaatatatatattgtgcTAGATTAAGGGCCCGTTTTgccataaaaaaaattcaaaaaaatttcacttttttcggaatcagtgtttggccatgaaaatttcaattttcacttgaagttgaatttcaaaattttccGAAAATTTGAAAGactccaaaaaactatttttcaaaaatttcacttcaaatcactctcaaaaattcaaaaacaactctaaattatattcatgttcaaacataactctaattttcacttaaatttcttttacttttttccgGAACTCTCAACTCTTATGTCCAAGCGCCCAATAAGATGTACAAGAGTGCTAACATAAAAGGGAGAATATGGGACATAGTTTACTGGTACCTTGTAATAATCCTTGAATGCAGAAAACAGAACTGAATGGTTGTATGGGCTAGATGAGAATCTCGTCCATATGACTATTGGCGAAAAGAATCTCAGAGACTCGCTGGTGAGCTTCCCTCCCCAGGGTAAAAGCTGCATGAAGTCTGTGTTAAGTCGCCATATAATCAATTTAGAGAGGGTCCAGAAGAAAAGTGCTTCAGAGATATGATTATGTTGAAGAGTTGTGCAAATGTCGTAAGATTATCATTTACCTCAGAATACTTGAGGCCTAAAGGAATCAAGTCTTTATAGTACTTCTCTTTGTAATCTTCTTGATCCATGACATCATGCAATGGGTTGAGGTCCCTGCATATGTTTTATAAGGATTCAGCCTCAGTGGCTATGACATCAATAACAATTACGATTCAAAAACACAGATAATTAAGGACATCTCTAGGAATGTTTCTACAAGGTAAAAAAGAACTTTATTTGTCCCTTCATTTCTTCGCTATGGTTCTTCCTGAATAAGGGGTGTTACCTAGTTCGGCAGCCCGGTACACAAGGCATCCGCGTTCACGcaaggtccggggaagggccgtaCCCCAAAGGATGGGACGTAGACAGCCTATCGGTGTTACCTAGTTCTAGCTCAGAAATCTTAAGTCAGTTAATCATAGCATAGTAGTTTAGCAAACACATCTGAATTCACGTGCAATTTACTGCAATAAAATGTTATCTGGAAGTCTTGATTATCACTGTAGAAGAAAGAAAGTAATATAAACAAGTGGTCTTCAAGATCAAGTCAAGATACCACAGTACTCAGTGGCGGAGCCACGTTGCCGGAAAATTACACTATGTATAggtaaaaaatttattttatgcatACATATTATATGTTGAATAACCTTGGCTTTTCCACgtatttaattttttatgttttgacaCCCCTTAGTGAAAATCCTGGTGCTTTGATAAAGCCTATAGGCTGGCAGTAGTGAAAATATAAGCCATTATTCTATACGTGAATATATAGGCAAGATTCAGTGATGAATGCCAAATAAATATTGTCGAGAGGCAGGAAAACGACTTGTCTGTCCCCACAAATGGAAACACTGAAACATAGACTGATACTTCTCCATTTACCCCTTACCCTTCAGATAAAAAAAAGGGAACTACTAATTCTCCATTTACCCCACGTAGATGCTAAGGGATTTCTGATGCACAAACCACTCGTCCAAGTAAGTTAATAAACCCTTTAGTAAGATGAACGGTAATTATAAAATCAGCAAAAGACTGAAATGCTCA is drawn from Nicotiana tabacum cultivar K326 chromosome 22, ASM71507v2, whole genome shotgun sequence and contains these coding sequences:
- the LOC107823317 gene encoding phytochromobilin:ferredoxin oxidoreductase, chloroplastic-like; translated protein: MECLLPTPFSFSSSFPSPSWFSPFLVLKSRSKLSLNRKLCSFNRNGSRSMTMSGEMESSVFSYKKLIHFALEETNTHTHLVPSSLQEKYSSLLAMDDETELQMLSFEAPKIRLLRSLCIEGSDGMQVLDFAAFPKPEFDLPIFCANFFTAAKMNIIVLDLNPLHDVMDQEDYKEKYYKDLIPLGLKYSELLPWGGKLTSESLRFFSPIVIWTRFSSSPYNHSVLFSAFKDYYKAWLELTDRSEEETDVSQVARNREAQHRYVTWRAEKDPGHGVLKRLVGEALAKDVISEFLFNGVNKLGSKTFLDYFPEYRCEDGRVNEKRSMIGKSFENRPWNARGEFIGNII